Proteins encoded by one window of Desulfurispira natronophila:
- a CDS encoding NYN domain-containing protein has translation MAASSLIHSFKSTAKVGVYVDVANLVRNGGYGMRYEVLREFACRDSAELVRLNAYVSFDVDRASKDNVYRYKMTNFYSILRDFGYKVIEKPVKWYVDENGNRFGKANADLDMAVDALLQSENLDRVLLVTGDGDFVQVVRALQNKGCRVETLAFQHISSDLKKESDMFMSGYLIPNLLPMDSPDGRRVAWGDVGSRVRGFCYHHDDNQNFGFMRFLQKVGPGLWITDSRREDSPYRTAYFRDSSLMADINPRHLPDRNLIFEFDLVRAANGDNPEARNISLSGRS, from the coding sequence ATGGCCGCCTCGAGTTTGATTCACAGCTTTAAATCTACCGCCAAAGTCGGAGTCTATGTTGATGTCGCCAACTTGGTGCGCAATGGCGGATACGGCATGCGCTACGAAGTCCTGCGAGAGTTTGCCTGTCGCGACTCTGCCGAACTGGTGCGCCTCAACGCCTACGTCAGCTTCGATGTTGATCGGGCCAGCAAGGATAATGTTTACCGGTACAAGATGACCAATTTTTATTCAATTTTGCGGGACTTTGGCTACAAAGTCATAGAAAAGCCGGTAAAGTGGTACGTGGATGAAAACGGCAACCGCTTTGGCAAGGCCAACGCCGACCTGGATATGGCGGTGGACGCCCTGTTGCAATCAGAAAACCTGGATCGGGTACTGCTAGTGACCGGTGATGGAGACTTTGTGCAAGTGGTGCGAGCCCTTCAAAACAAGGGATGCCGGGTCGAGACCCTGGCATTTCAGCACATATCTTCCGACCTGAAAAAAGAATCGGACATGTTTATGTCCGGCTACCTTATCCCCAACCTTTTGCCTATGGACTCGCCAGATGGTCGTCGTGTGGCCTGGGGTGATGTCGGATCACGGGTGCGCGGATTTTGCTATCATCACGATGACAATCAGAACTTCGGCTTTATGCGCTTTTTACAAAAAGTGGGGCCGGGATTGTGGATCACTGATTCGCGGCGTGAAGACTCCCCCTACCGCACCGCCTACTTCCGCGACTCCAGCCTGATGGCCGACATCAATCCTCGCCACTTGCCGGACCGCAACCTCATTTTTGAATTTGACCTTGTCAGGGCTGCCAATGGCGATAACCCTGAGGCGAGAAATATAAGCCTTAGCGGTCGATCGTGA
- a CDS encoding PilZ domain-containing protein produces the protein MGSDSRKANRRNLIYYFPVFRQGTHELLGRIVDLTEKGFMLVHEGSIPQGQVYEVYIKLPGEVREWEKVNVPLRVMSRWSKRDINASLLATGFEFVEIDDNGAYHINRIIMTYQFEKQSS, from the coding sequence ATGGGAAGCGATAGTCGCAAAGCGAATCGACGCAATCTTATTTATTACTTCCCCGTCTTTCGCCAGGGAACTCATGAGCTTCTGGGGCGTATTGTTGATTTGACGGAGAAGGGCTTCATGCTGGTGCATGAAGGGTCGATACCTCAAGGGCAAGTGTACGAGGTCTACATAAAGCTCCCTGGTGAAGTGCGAGAGTGGGAGAAGGTGAACGTCCCCTTGCGGGTGATGAGCCGCTGGAGCAAGCGCGACATTAATGCTTCACTCTTGGCTACTGGTTTTGAGTTTGTGGAAATTGATGATAATGGTGCGTATCACATCAATCGAATTATCATGACCTATCAGTTTGAAAAACAAAGTTCCTGA